In the genome of Methylophaga nitratireducenticrescens, one region contains:
- the ybgF gene encoding tol-pal system protein YbgF yields the protein MPFKKQKQLAIVVMVGAILAPAVSWAEEESLQARMDRLERIIQGQGLTSLLTQVDQLQREIQRLNGANEELNHQIEQIQKRQREQYLDLDQRITEIQQQPPVSQAPSTVDSPSVDNESIDEELAESGLQNTPDEQTKAEDSSLVPVAVESGEAAYQSALQDLRGGRYQDALSALGAFPQTYPNSLYLPNVYYWQGEAHYVLREFDKAIVAFDKVISSYPDSNKVADALLKRGFSEYETGDTSKAQASLNQVIEQYPDTSASRLAKVRLDRIQQNAQ from the coding sequence ATGCCGTTTAAAAAGCAAAAACAACTTGCAATAGTAGTAATGGTGGGCGCTATATTGGCGCCCGCTGTTTCTTGGGCTGAGGAAGAGTCTTTACAGGCTCGCATGGATCGACTGGAACGTATTATTCAGGGGCAGGGATTAACCTCTTTGCTCACTCAGGTTGATCAATTACAGCGAGAGATTCAGCGTTTAAATGGTGCTAATGAAGAGCTTAATCACCAGATAGAGCAGATTCAAAAACGCCAGCGTGAACAATATCTGGATCTTGATCAACGGATAACAGAAATCCAGCAGCAACCACCAGTTTCTCAAGCTCCTTCAACTGTTGATTCTCCTAGTGTTGATAATGAGTCAATTGATGAAGAATTAGCTGAGAGTGGCTTGCAGAATACCCCCGATGAACAGACAAAGGCTGAAGACAGTTCGCTTGTACCTGTAGCTGTGGAAAGTGGCGAAGCCGCATATCAGTCTGCATTACAGGATCTGCGTGGCGGTCGTTATCAGGATGCTTTGTCAGCCTTGGGAGCTTTCCCTCAAACCTACCCAAACAGTTTATATCTGCCTAATGTCTATTATTGGCAGGGTGAAGCACATTATGTTTTACGTGAATTTGATAAAGCAATTGTAGCTTTCGATAAAGTCATATCCAGCTATCCCGATAGTAATAAAGTTGCAGATGCTTTGTTAAAACGTGGTTTCAGTGAATATGAAACTGGCGATACCAGTAAGGCGCAAGCATCATTGAATCAGGTTATTGAACAATATCCTGATACATCAGCTTCTCGCTTGGCGAAAGTGCGTCTGGATCGTATCCAGCAAAATGCCCAATAA
- the pal gene encoding peptidoglycan-associated lipoprotein Pal, giving the protein MNRYKFSALLIALFLLNACSGNATKDGTDEVLVEERNGTSTSGVDGEGADGSDLGAEASVIVGEDGYEGSELNDPSNPLSNRVIYFDYDSASVRAEDQSIVEAHAEYLGKNPNLTVRLEGHTDERGSREYNLALGERRALSIRQLLMLQGASAQQFRVTSFGEERPAVDGSDESAWSQNRRVEIIYIGR; this is encoded by the coding sequence ATGAATCGTTATAAGTTCTCGGCTCTACTTATTGCATTGTTTTTACTCAATGCCTGTAGCGGTAACGCCACAAAAGATGGAACCGATGAAGTACTGGTTGAGGAGCGTAATGGCACTTCAACTTCAGGTGTTGATGGCGAAGGAGCAGATGGTAGTGATCTGGGAGCTGAAGCAAGTGTAATTGTTGGTGAGGATGGTTACGAAGGAAGTGAATTGAACGATCCTTCTAATCCATTATCCAATCGTGTCATTTACTTTGACTATGATAGTGCCAGCGTCAGAGCCGAAGATCAGTCTATTGTTGAAGCTCATGCCGAGTATTTGGGCAAAAACCCTAATCTGACTGTCCGTCTTGAAGGTCATACCGATGAACGGGGTTCACGTGAATACAATCTTGCATTAGGCGAGCGACGTGCTTTGTCTATTCGTCAGTTACTGATGTTGCAAGGTGCGAGTGCCCAACAATTTCGTGTGACAAGTTTTGGTGAAGAGCGTCCTGCTGTTGATGGCAGTGATGAATCTGCATGGTCGCAAAACCGTCGAGTTGAAATAATTTACATTGGTCGTTGA
- the tolB gene encoding Tol-Pal system beta propeller repeat protein TolB: MALRLIRFLALMAMFFMPIQAFAVLKVEITGGSDGALPIAIVPFGSEGMKSPEDITSIIRNDLESSGRFAPLDNQDLVSRPSEQSQVNFADWRLLRSEGLVIGKISSQDGENYQVQFQLFDVYRGQQLAGKRYQVPASGLRALGHQIADVIYETLTGEKGIFSTRLAFVTQITAGDGKKWFALQISDADGANPRTVLQSTQPIMSPSWGPDGDQLAYVSFENGKTEVFVQQLQSGQRKSVASFEGINSAPAWSPDGKKLALTLSRNGNPEIYVMELANGDLIRVTNNAQAIDTEAVWSPDGSDIYFTSDRGGRPQIYKVSASGGRAERISFEGNYNASPDLSPDGSKLAMVHGANGGFYIAVQDLKTGAIHVLTDSGKAESPSFAPNGQMILYATEQKGSGILAAVSVDGRIHQRLSESGTVVREPAWSPLKK; this comes from the coding sequence ATGGCCCTGAGATTAATTCGTTTTCTTGCCTTAATGGCTATGTTTTTTATGCCAATTCAGGCATTTGCCGTTTTGAAAGTTGAAATTACCGGTGGTTCAGATGGTGCGCTTCCCATTGCGATAGTGCCGTTTGGGTCCGAGGGAATGAAATCACCAGAGGATATAACCAGCATTATTCGTAATGATCTTGAGAGTAGTGGGCGTTTCGCACCATTAGATAATCAGGATTTGGTCTCTCGTCCATCCGAACAATCTCAGGTCAACTTTGCCGATTGGCGTTTATTACGATCGGAAGGGCTTGTCATTGGTAAAATCAGCAGTCAAGATGGAGAGAACTATCAGGTTCAGTTCCAATTATTTGATGTTTATCGTGGTCAGCAATTGGCAGGAAAACGTTACCAGGTTCCAGCATCTGGTCTGCGTGCTTTGGGGCATCAAATTGCTGATGTGATTTATGAAACTTTGACGGGTGAAAAAGGTATCTTTTCAACACGTCTGGCATTTGTTACACAAATAACAGCTGGTGATGGTAAAAAGTGGTTCGCTCTACAGATATCCGATGCCGATGGAGCAAATCCCCGAACAGTATTACAATCTACTCAACCTATTATGTCACCGTCCTGGGGCCCTGATGGTGATCAGCTAGCCTATGTATCATTTGAGAATGGTAAAACAGAGGTTTTTGTTCAGCAGTTGCAAAGCGGACAACGCAAGTCAGTTGCCTCCTTTGAAGGAATAAACAGCGCCCCAGCCTGGTCGCCTGATGGCAAAAAACTGGCTTTGACTCTGTCGAGAAATGGTAATCCGGAAATATATGTCATGGAGTTGGCTAATGGTGATTTAATCCGGGTAACCAACAATGCTCAGGCGATTGATACTGAAGCCGTCTGGTCGCCGGATGGAAGTGATATTTACTTTACTTCTGACCGTGGGGGGCGACCACAAATTTATAAAGTTTCAGCAAGTGGCGGGAGAGCTGAGCGGATCAGTTTTGAAGGAAATTACAATGCTTCACCTGATTTATCACCAGATGGAAGCAAACTGGCCATGGTCCATGGTGCCAATGGCGGTTTTTATATTGCTGTACAGGACTTGAAAACCGGCGCAATACACGTTTTGACCGATTCAGGAAAAGCTGAGTCGCCGAGTTTCGCGCCGAATGGCCAAATGATCCTGTATGCTACTGAGCAAAAAGGTAGCGGTATTTTAGCTGCTGTCTCTGTTGATGGCCGGATCCATCAACGTTTGAGCGAATCCGGAACTGTTGTGCGTGAACCAGCATGGTCTCCGCTGAAAAAATAA
- the tolA gene encoding cell envelope integrity protein TolA, with the protein MKHPIVQTLLAGGTSTILHILLFLLLIFSFDMPTDIRQFGQPEVEIVQATVVDEDLILEEMARLQEAEEKKRAAEEERQQKLDEQLEKTQDELARKEQEFLDMQERAKLDAEQRKQEAELEQQRLKELEQQRIEQEEARKQAELERQQAEQAKQQAEAERKAAEEAKQKAEAERLAAEQAREEAEAKRKAEEEARRKAEEEAKRKAEEEAKLKAEEEAKRKAAEDEAKRKAEAERLAAEKSRAEAEEALQRQLDAEAEQRKQQRITGILDSYGLQIQQRITRYWTKPANAEAGLLVTLEVKLIPGGDIRSVRVIKSSGSEIFDRSAENAVYKAAPMPMPSDPDAAQKIINEGIEIYFKPE; encoded by the coding sequence ATGAAGCATCCAATTGTGCAAACTCTTCTTGCCGGTGGCACTTCAACAATACTGCATATATTGTTATTTCTGCTGCTGATCTTCAGCTTTGATATGCCCACTGATATTCGCCAGTTTGGTCAGCCAGAAGTCGAGATCGTACAAGCTACCGTGGTTGATGAAGATTTGATTCTTGAAGAAATGGCACGGTTGCAGGAAGCGGAAGAAAAAAAACGTGCCGCAGAAGAAGAGCGTCAGCAAAAGCTGGATGAGCAACTTGAAAAAACGCAAGATGAGCTGGCTCGTAAAGAGCAGGAATTTCTGGATATGCAGGAACGTGCAAAGCTGGATGCCGAACAACGAAAACAGGAAGCTGAGCTTGAACAGCAACGTTTGAAAGAGCTTGAGCAACAACGTATAGAGCAGGAAGAAGCACGTAAACAGGCAGAGTTGGAACGTCAACAAGCAGAACAAGCTAAACAACAGGCTGAAGCCGAGCGAAAAGCGGCTGAAGAAGCCAAACAAAAAGCTGAAGCAGAACGCTTAGCAGCAGAACAGGCCCGTGAGGAAGCTGAGGCTAAACGCAAAGCGGAAGAAGAAGCCAGACGCAAGGCTGAGGAAGAGGCCAAACGAAAAGCGGAAGAGGAAGCCAAGCTTAAGGCAGAAGAAGAAGCCAAACGAAAAGCTGCTGAAGATGAGGCGAAACGAAAAGCTGAGGCTGAACGCTTGGCAGCGGAAAAATCACGAGCAGAAGCTGAAGAAGCTTTGCAGAGACAATTAGATGCTGAAGCAGAACAACGCAAACAACAACGTATTACTGGAATATTGGATTCATATGGCTTGCAAATTCAGCAAAGAATTACCCGTTATTGGACCAAACCGGCAAATGCAGAAGCTGGGCTGCTTGTTACCCTGGAAGTGAAACTTATTCCGGGTGGAGATATTCGTAGTGTAAGAGTGATAAAAAGCAGTGGTAGTGAAATCTTTGATCGTTCTGCAGAAAATGCTGTTTACAAGGCCGCTCCAATGCCAATGCCCTCTGATCCTGATGCTGCGCAAAAGATAATTAATGAAGGCATTGAAATATACTTTAAACCTGAATAA
- the tolR gene encoding protein TolR: MALYKQQRQRRKPMAEINVVPYIDVMLVLLIIFMITAPMLTQGVQVDLPKADANPVEAPENLEPLVISVDANGAYYASVGENQDQSLGAQELVARVSAVIRRNPQTPVMVKGDSSASYGQVVGAMALLQKAGVPNVGLITQRPETDTQ, from the coding sequence ATGGCGCTTTATAAACAACAACGCCAACGTCGCAAGCCTATGGCAGAAATTAATGTCGTGCCGTACATCGACGTCATGCTGGTCTTGCTGATCATTTTCATGATTACCGCGCCCATGCTTACCCAGGGCGTTCAGGTCGACTTACCCAAAGCAGATGCCAACCCGGTAGAAGCACCGGAAAACCTTGAGCCACTTGTGATTTCAGTGGATGCTAATGGTGCTTATTATGCGTCTGTGGGGGAGAATCAGGATCAAAGCCTTGGTGCACAGGAACTGGTTGCCAGAGTATCAGCCGTAATACGCCGTAACCCTCAAACACCAGTAATGGTCAAAGGCGATAGTTCAGCAAGTTATGGACAAGTGGTAGGTGCTATGGCGTTATTACAAAAAGCAGGCGTACCGAATGTCGGTTTGATTACTCAACGACCGGAAACGGACACACAGTAA
- the tolQ gene encoding protein TolQ — MNADLSLMSLISEASLLVQIVMLILLLISVYSWTIIFKKRSELADARRDADLFEDKFWSGNELNRLYEDITARPHSGRGMEGIFEAGFKEFVRLKKSSTDSTYVLEGTQRVMRISLSREMDELEVSLPFLATAGSTSPYIGLFGTVWGIMNSFRALGEVQQATLAMVAPGIAEALIATAMGLFAAIPAVVAYNRYSHEVERLISRYDNFVEEFSSILQRQQG, encoded by the coding sequence GTGAATGCTGATCTATCCTTGATGTCCCTGATATCTGAAGCCAGTTTACTGGTGCAGATCGTGATGCTGATTTTGCTGCTGATATCAGTTTATTCCTGGACCATTATTTTCAAAAAACGCAGCGAGTTAGCCGATGCCCGGCGAGATGCTGATTTATTTGAGGATAAATTCTGGTCGGGAAATGAATTAAACAGACTCTATGAGGACATTACTGCCAGACCACATTCTGGTCGGGGTATGGAGGGAATTTTCGAGGCAGGTTTCAAGGAATTTGTTCGTTTAAAAAAATCCTCTACTGATTCAACCTATGTATTGGAGGGGACACAGCGGGTAATGCGTATTTCCTTGTCCCGTGAAATGGATGAATTGGAAGTTTCGTTACCCTTTCTGGCGACGGCAGGCTCTACCAGTCCATACATTGGTTTGTTTGGAACGGTCTGGGGTATCATGAATTCATTCCGCGCCTTAGGTGAAGTGCAACAGGCGACTCTGGCTATGGTCGCACCAGGTATTGCCGAGGCGTTGATCGCAACAGCAATGGGCTTGTTTGCAGCGATTCCAGCGGTTGTAGCATATAACCGTTATTCACACGAAGTTGAGAGATTGATTAGTCGTTATGACAATTTCGTTGAAGAATTCTCTTCAATTTTGCAACGGCAACAAGGTTAA
- the ybgC gene encoding tol-pal system-associated acyl-CoA thioesterase — protein sequence MQSFDWPVRVYYEDTDSGGVVYHANYLKFMERARTEWLRQLGFEQTILKDEHNCLFAVHSMQINFRRPARFNDALLIRSEMTQMSGASMQFEQSVLCDGEMLCSASVRVACLDALRFKPCPIPSFILTEMHCEC from the coding sequence ATGCAGTCTTTTGATTGGCCGGTGAGAGTGTATTACGAAGATACAGATAGTGGTGGCGTGGTATATCACGCAAATTATCTGAAGTTTATGGAGCGGGCGCGAACAGAATGGCTACGCCAACTTGGTTTTGAACAAACTATTTTAAAAGACGAACATAATTGTCTGTTTGCAGTCCATTCGATGCAAATCAATTTTCGTCGCCCGGCACGTTTTAATGATGCCTTATTGATTCGATCTGAAATGACACAAATGAGCGGTGCAAGCATGCAGTTTGAGCAATCAGTGCTGTGTGACGGTGAGATGTTGTGCAGTGCGTCGGTCCGAGTGGCCTGTCTGGATGCTTTGCGATTTAAACCGTGCCCGATACCTTCTTTTATTTTGACGGAGATGCACTGTGAATGCTGA
- the ruvB gene encoding Holliday junction branch migration DNA helicase RuvB → MDERFITPQTLNDDDRVDRAIRPIRLEDYIGQPVVREQMELFVAAARQRKEALDHTLIFGPPGLGKTTLAHIIANEMGVNLRQTSGPVLERPGDLAALLTNLEPNDVLFVDEIHRLSPVVEEVLYPAMEDYQIDIMIGEGPAARSIKLDLEPFTLVGATTRAGSLTSPLRDRFGIVQRLEFYNVADLSTIVQRSARILGLTLDVNGADEIAHRSRGTPRIANRLLRRVRDYAEVRFDGIVTAEIARQALDLLDVDKFGFDMLDRKLLLAIIEKFSGGPVGLDNIAAAIGEERGTIEDVIEPFLIQEGFIMRTPRGRIATKRAFLHLGLTPDLDLTGD, encoded by the coding sequence ATGGATGAACGTTTTATTACTCCGCAAACGCTGAATGATGATGACCGGGTGGATCGGGCTATACGACCCATTAGGTTAGAGGATTATATCGGGCAGCCGGTGGTGCGTGAGCAGATGGAGTTATTTGTTGCAGCGGCCCGGCAACGTAAAGAAGCATTGGACCATACTCTGATATTCGGTCCTCCGGGTCTGGGTAAAACCACATTGGCCCATATTATCGCCAATGAAATGGGCGTTAATTTAAGACAAACTTCGGGGCCAGTTTTAGAGCGTCCTGGTGATTTGGCAGCATTGCTGACGAATCTCGAGCCGAATGATGTATTGTTTGTCGATGAAATTCATCGGTTAAGCCCGGTGGTTGAAGAAGTGTTGTATCCGGCGATGGAAGATTACCAGATCGATATCATGATCGGTGAAGGACCGGCAGCTCGTTCGATTAAGCTGGATCTTGAGCCATTTACCCTGGTCGGAGCAACAACCCGCGCTGGTTCACTGACCTCGCCTTTGCGAGACCGGTTTGGCATTGTGCAGCGATTAGAATTTTACAATGTTGCTGATTTAAGTACGATTGTGCAGCGTAGCGCACGTATTCTAGGCTTAACGCTGGACGTTAATGGTGCAGATGAAATTGCTCACCGTTCCAGAGGCACGCCGCGGATAGCCAACCGTTTATTACGACGGGTTCGTGACTACGCAGAAGTGCGGTTTGATGGTATTGTCACGGCAGAAATTGCTAGACAGGCACTGGATTTACTGGATGTTGATAAGTTTGGCTTTGATATGCTGGACCGAAAACTGTTGTTGGCCATTATTGAAAAATTTTCCGGTGGCCCGGTAGGACTGGACAATATTGCTGCAGCCATTGGCGAAGAGCGTGGCACGATTGAAGATGTTATTGAACCCTTTTTGATTCAGGAAGGATTTATCATGCGGACACCTCGTGGCAGAATCGCCACCAAACGGGCTTTTTTGCATTTGGGTCTGACACCGGATTTAGATCTAACAGGTGATTGA
- the ruvA gene encoding Holliday junction branch migration protein RuvA — MIGRLTGIIIEKQPPELVLDVNGVGYEVSAPMSTFVNLPSLNEKVSLYTHLVVREDAQLLYGFATTRERLLFRSLLKVNGVGAKLALTILSGSDVDSFARSVQEGDAASLTRLPGVGKKTADRLIIEMRDRLKEVGSAMGLDEQITTNMPSSSGARKEALEALIALGYKAAEADRMIRSFDAQDMTTEQIIRQALQRN; from the coding sequence ATGATTGGTCGTCTTACCGGAATTATTATCGAAAAACAGCCGCCGGAATTAGTGCTGGATGTAAATGGGGTGGGCTATGAAGTCTCCGCCCCCATGTCGACGTTTGTAAATTTGCCGTCACTTAATGAAAAAGTGAGTTTATATACCCATTTAGTCGTGCGCGAAGATGCCCAATTGTTATATGGTTTTGCGACTACTCGCGAACGATTATTATTTCGCAGTTTACTTAAGGTAAATGGTGTGGGAGCGAAACTGGCGCTGACAATTTTATCGGGGAGTGATGTTGATAGCTTTGCCCGAAGTGTGCAGGAAGGCGATGCCGCAAGTTTGACGCGTTTGCCAGGTGTCGGTAAAAAGACAGCAGATCGTCTTATTATAGAAATGCGCGACAGACTTAAAGAAGTCGGTTCTGCAATGGGGCTTGATGAACAAATTACGACGAATATGCCGAGCAGCAGCGGGGCACGAAAAGAAGCACTGGAAGCTTTGATTGCTTTAGGGTATAAAGCCGCCGAAGCAGACAGAATGATCCGTAGTTTTGATGCGCAGGATATGACTACCGAGCAAATCATCAGACAGGCGTTACAGCGTAACTAA
- the ruvC gene encoding crossover junction endodeoxyribonuclease RuvC: protein MPRILGVDPGSRKTGFGIIELDGKQIKHVINGRLLVGDGEFADRLKQIFDGLTDLILRYQPEIMAIEQVFLHKNADSALKLGQARGAAICAAVNQQLKVHEYSATQIKKAVVGNGHAKKEQVQYMMSVMLQLKEAPMEDAADALACAVTHANHAALDSLSNKLPAGMRISRRRGGRYSR, encoded by the coding sequence ATGCCACGCATTCTCGGTGTTGATCCCGGCTCCCGTAAAACCGGTTTTGGCATCATAGAGCTTGACGGTAAACAGATTAAACATGTCATTAATGGCAGACTGCTGGTGGGTGATGGTGAATTTGCCGATCGTTTGAAGCAGATTTTTGATGGACTGACCGATCTGATTCTACGTTATCAACCTGAAATTATGGCCATCGAACAGGTGTTTCTGCATAAAAATGCTGATTCAGCATTGAAACTTGGTCAGGCTCGAGGGGCTGCCATTTGTGCCGCAGTCAATCAACAGTTAAAAGTCCATGAATATTCCGCTACCCAAATAAAAAAAGCTGTCGTTGGTAACGGACATGCCAAAAAAGAACAGGTCCAGTATATGATGTCCGTCATGTTGCAATTAAAAGAAGCGCCAATGGAAGATGCCGCAGATGCCTTAGCCTGTGCGGTAACCCATGCAAATCATGCCGCACTGGATAGTCTCAGCAATAAACTTCCCGCAGGAATGCGCATCAGTCGTCGTCGAGGAGGACGTTACAGCCGATGA
- a CDS encoding YebC/PmpR family DNA-binding transcriptional regulator, translating into MAGHSKWANIQHRKGAQDAKRGKLFTRLIREITVAARMGGSDPATNPRLRAAIDKALGSNMTKDVIERASKRGAGELEGAAYEEIRYEGYGPNGIAIMVDCMTDNRNRTVAEVRHVFSKRGGNMGTDGSVAYLFNQKGIISFGNDVTEDDVMEIALEAGAEDIVTNADGSVDVFTSPEDYSAVKDALDTAGLEAQSAEVTMHPDTTVSLELEDAQKAIAMIEAFEELDDVQQVYSNADFSDEVMAQLEN; encoded by the coding sequence ATGGCAGGTCATAGTAAATGGGCGAATATTCAGCATAGAAAAGGTGCGCAAGATGCCAAACGCGGCAAACTGTTCACACGGCTGATTCGTGAAATTACTGTCGCTGCCAGAATGGGCGGCAGTGATCCTGCCACGAATCCACGGTTACGTGCTGCCATCGATAAAGCATTGGGCAGCAATATGACTAAAGATGTTATTGAGCGTGCTTCCAAGCGTGGTGCCGGCGAACTGGAAGGCGCGGCATACGAAGAAATTCGTTATGAAGGTTATGGCCCTAACGGTATCGCCATTATGGTTGATTGCATGACCGATAACCGTAATCGTACTGTTGCCGAAGTGCGCCATGTTTTCAGCAAGCGCGGCGGTAACATGGGAACGGATGGCTCAGTTGCCTATCTGTTTAATCAGAAAGGTATTATCAGCTTTGGTAATGACGTTACTGAAGATGATGTGATGGAAATTGCGCTTGAAGCCGGTGCAGAAGATATCGTCACCAATGCTGACGGTTCAGTAGATGTGTTTACTTCTCCAGAAGACTATTCGGCAGTGAAAGACGCACTTGATACTGCTGGACTGGAAGCGCAATCTGCAGAAGTGACGATGCACCCGGATACCACGGTCAGTCTTGAGCTGGAAGATGCACAAAAAGCTATTGCAATGATTGAAGCGTTTGAAGAATTGGATGATGTGCAACAGGTTTATTCAAATGCAGACTTTTCTGATGAGGTTATGGCGCAGCTGGAGAACTAG
- a CDS encoding branched-chain amino acid transaminase, giving the protein MAAVTMADRDGVIWLDGEFVPWREAKVHVLTHTLHYGMGVFEGVRAYQTETGTAIFRLQEHTDRLFRSAKILGMNIPFDKATLNDAQRAVVRDNKLDSAYIRPMCFYGSEGMGIRADNLKTHVMVAAWSWGSYLGEENMTRGIRIKTSSFTRHHVNITMCKAKANGNYMNSMMALQEAVNDGYDEALLLDANGFVTEGSGENFFMVRDGVLYTPELTSALEGITRDTVMRLANDIGLKVIEKRITRDEVYICDEAFFTGTAAEVTPIRELDNRPIGEGKRGPITEQLQSMYFDQVYGRSEYYRDWNTLV; this is encoded by the coding sequence ATGGCAGCAGTAACAATGGCAGATCGTGATGGCGTTATCTGGTTGGATGGTGAGTTTGTGCCATGGCGTGAAGCTAAAGTCCATGTGCTGACCCATACACTACATTACGGTATGGGTGTCTTTGAAGGCGTTCGTGCCTATCAAACAGAGACTGGAACGGCTATTTTTCGCCTGCAGGAGCACACTGACCGGCTGTTCCGCAGTGCCAAGATCCTCGGTATGAATATCCCGTTTGATAAAGCAACATTAAACGATGCGCAACGAGCGGTGGTTCGCGATAACAAACTGGACTCTGCCTATATTCGTCCGATGTGTTTTTATGGTTCTGAAGGCATGGGTATTCGCGCTGATAATCTGAAAACACATGTCATGGTGGCTGCCTGGAGCTGGGGTTCCTATCTGGGGGAAGAAAATATGACCCGCGGCATTCGTATCAAAACCTCTTCGTTTACCCGCCATCATGTCAACATCACTATGTGTAAAGCCAAAGCCAATGGCAACTACATGAATTCGATGATGGCGCTGCAGGAAGCCGTGAACGATGGCTATGACGAAGCACTTTTATTAGATGCCAACGGGTTTGTTACGGAAGGCAGTGGGGAAAACTTTTTTATGGTGCGTGATGGTGTACTTTATACACCTGAGTTGACCTCTGCACTGGAGGGTATTACCCGCGATACCGTTATGCGACTGGCGAACGATATTGGTTTGAAAGTCATTGAAAAACGCATTACGCGTGATGAAGTGTATATCTGTGACGAAGCCTTTTTCACCGGCACTGCCGCAGAAGTTACCCCCATTCGTGAATTGGATAATCGTCCAATTGGCGAGGGTAAACGCGGCCCAATCACGGAACAGCTACAAAGCATGTATTTCGACCAGGTTTACGGTCGTAGCGAATATTATCGCGACTGGAATACCCTGGTTTAA